TAGCATTCACAGTCTGATCGGGCAGAAATTCCCTGATCTTGAAATGGTTGACCTGAACGGAAACCACTACACCACAGAGCAATTTAAGAACAAGACGGTGTATTTCAACTTCTGGTTTGTAGGTTGCCAGCCCTGCGAGTTAGAAAGAACCAAACTGAATCAGCTCTATGAAAAATATAAGGAAAACCCTAATATTCAATTCATATCACTCTCCAACAGCAACGAACGCAAAACACGGGAGCACTTGAGAAGGAAGAATCTCCAGTGGCCTGTGGTGATTTTAAATAAGTCGCTCAAAAGTAATTTTTCCTATATCGAGGGGTACCCCACAAACATCATTCTGAATAACCAACATTTTGATACTGCACTCGCTGGATTATCAGAAGGTACGTTTCTGGTCATTGATGAAAGGTTAGAAACCTTAGTCCAATGAAAACAGATCAATAACAAACCATAAAACCCTGTTTCGGTTACAACAATATCAGATTTTGATACAGACAGTTGGCCATGGAACAGAACCTTTGTGTCAGGAAAATCTGTAAAACCAAAACA
This Marinoscillum sp. 108 DNA region includes the following protein-coding sequences:
- a CDS encoding TlpA disulfide reductase family protein, whose product is MKTILLFLFILLCPGLNLDCFAQTHTTTWNPSALTPEQKKFIDSCDQYLYDTLGYKLTTSSAPLTYRIMKLDGNYSEYIEIDSAAHTISWKFKKASDDEKMMRKRIVLNRASIHSLIGQKFPDLEMVDLNGNHYTTEQFKNKTVYFNFWFVGCQPCELERTKLNQLYEKYKENPNIQFISLSNSNERKTREHLRRKNLQWPVVILNKSLKSNFSYIEGYPTNIILNNQHFDTALAGLSEGTFLVIDERLETLVQ